TATAAACTGGGAATCAATTTCAGTTGGATGGTACTTATATATCGGAGGATCGGATACATTAACCACTAGATTTAATTTATATAATTATTTTTCTGAGAAGCTTAGATTCATGAATCTCCAAAGTTTTATCATAGGAGTTGGAACAAAAGAAGGTAGCAATTTAGCTTTTCAAATTAGCGGTAATAATAACTCCTTTGAAAGCGAATTTTTCTCCAAATTATTTTTAACCGGAATATTTGGCTTTACCGCTTTGATCGCTTTTCTATTTAGCTTTTTGAAATATTTTTGGAAGAAAAATGTGTTACAGAAATATTTTGGAATATTATTGTTATTTAATATTGTAACTGTAAGTATAATATCCAATTGCATTTTTAATGTTTATATATTCTCTTTTGTGACGATTATATATATAGTGGTATCCAATTATGATGTTATTTACACCAATTAGTTCATAGACAAAAATAATTATTTTACATAGTTAGTGAAAGGAATAATCTGCTTGAAGATTTTTAAAATATTGTATAACTCTCATTGGTTCCAAAAAAAATGGACTAAACGAACGTTAAAAAGGAATTCGCTTGACTATTCCTACATCTGGGGTAATCCAGAAAAAAACGAGGATACTTTCGGAAATTATTTAAAAATTAAAGATGATTTTCTCTTACCAAATATAAAAGATAAAGTTGTTCTTGAATTGGGCTGTTTGGATGGGAAATGGTCTCAGTATATTATGCCACATTCAAGAGAAGCAATTCTTGTTGATTTAGATAAGTCCATTATTCCCTTATTAGACAAAAGACTCAAAAATAAAAATTACATATTTTATGAAACAAAAGGATTTGAATTAAAAGGAATAGCCAATAAGTCTGTTGATTTTATTTTTTCTATGGACACTTTAGTGAGGGTCAAGAAAAAATATATTAAAAAATATTTTATTGAATTTGAAAGAATTATGAATAATAATGGAAAAATTTTAGTTCATCTACCATGTAATGAATCCAGAATTTCAAGAGATAGAGGATTTACCAATTTATCTGAACAAGAAATTATGAGCATATTAAAGAGAGCAGGGTTCAAAAATATTTTATTAGATTATGATACTATCGTACATGGGGTATTAGTTTTAGCAGGTGTCTAAATATAGTTTAAATCCTAGTAGAAATTTTGCAAAACTAGACATTGTCAATGAAAAACATTATAAATAAAATTCTTATTGTCATTAAAGAAGATGGTCTTTTGAATTTTTTTAATAAAGCCTATCGCAATATTATCAATATCATAAAAAGAGCATTATACTTTGATATTTCAAATAAAAAAAAAATTATTAACTTAAAAAATAAATTTAAAGGTGAAAGAGTCTTCTTAATAGGCAATGGTCCAAGTCTTAATATTACTCCATTATATTTGCTCAAAAATGAATATACAGTCGCATTTAACCGATTTAATATTATGTTCGAAAGACTTAGCTGGAAACCAAATTTTTATGTTTTGATAGATTCAGTGGTTGCAAAAGATATGGCAAATGAAATTAATGAAATTACCGCTTTAGTTGATTATTCTTTTTTCCCTGACGTTCATACCGATGGGACTATTTTCAAAAAATTTATTAAAAAAAGAGAAAATGTCCTCTGGGTAAAACCTGGATTTGGTAATTTTTTAAGTGAACTTCCTAAAATAGTGCTTGGCGGGACGGTTTCATTCGCAGCTATACAAATATTAACTTTTCTGGGCTTCAAAGAGATTATTCTGATTGGTGTTGATATGAATTACCAGATCCATTCAACTGTTGAAACTAAAAAAGGGACGGCTATAAAAGCAAAATATGATGATGATCCAAATCATTTTGACCCAAGATACTTTGGATCAAATCGCTCTTATCATCAACCTGATAAATTAGCTTTAACAAGTATGTTCAATGCATTTGAAATAGCTTCAATTTATTCAAAACAAAATGGTGTGAAAATTATTAATGCGGGTTATGATAGCGCTCTTACTTGTTTCCCGGTCAAAGAATTTACTTCTTTATTTAACTATAATTATAAAGATAAGCTGAATTTATTTTTGGAGTCCTTAGGAATCAACGAAGACTTCGAATCGTTGCAAGAAGCATTGCCCAGTTTAACAGAAGTTATTAAAGAAACTGATTGGAATGACGAAAGTGAATATCTTTTAGTTGATCAAACTATTGCGCAAGGAATGATTAAAAAGAAAATTTTCACACATATTCCATTTGGACCTTATGAAAATAAATATGTTTTTAAGAAAAGAAGTTAAGCTAATATAACATAGGAAATAGTAATTTTACAATGCAGCAGATTTTGCAAAAATCTAAATATATCATTCAAGAAGAGGGAGTATTAACCTTCGTAGATAGGGCGATTAGAAATGTTATTGTTAGAGGAAAAAGAAAACTATCTGATAAAAGTGTAGATTATTCACGATGGCTTGGGCTAAAGAATAAATATCAAGGACAAAGGGCTTTTCTAATAGGTAACGGGCCAAGTTTAAATAAATTACCTCTCTATTTATTAAGAAATGAATATTCGATTGGTTTTAACCGGATATTTCTTTTAAAAGAACGTTTAGATTGGCTTCCGTCTTTTTATACAACTATAGATGACCGAGTCCTTCTTGATTCAATAGACGAGATTAAAGAAAACATACAGAATTTTCAGTATATCTTTTTGCCCGACTTGCATCCGTATAATGTGAATTTTAAGAAAAAATTTATCGAATCAGAAAAAATGTTCTGGCTCTATCTTGATAAACTGGAATTTTCGAACAACCTTCCATATGCCGGAATAAATAAAAGTGTAACTAATGTTGGTTTGCAAATTTTATCTTTTTTAGGATTTTCACCAATATATATTATCGGTGTTGATTTAGAATACAGCCAGCAGTCATCTGTTAAGAAAGAAACAAAAAGAAATTTAACTTCAACACAAGATGACGATCCAAACCACTTTGATCCAAGATATTTTGGAGCCGGAAGAGCTTACCATCAACCCCGTATGGAAGAAACTTTCTTAAGATTTGAGCAAGCAAAAATATTTTTCGATAACTTAGGCGTTGAAGTTTTTAATGCCGGTATGGGTGGAAAACTTGAGGCTTTTCCGAGAGTAAAATTTTTTAGATTTATTTTCTTATTCGGAAGAGCAAAAAAGTAGATTATTTTTGGAATCATGTGGTATTTCTAAAGATGTTAATAATTTTCAAAAAGCTTTTAATAATGTCTTAGAGATGGATAACATTAGCGCTTGGAATGAAGAAGCTGAAATTATTTCTATAAATCAGGATGCCGGTATAAAACTTATGAATAAAGTCATTTTCACGCATATACCGAGAGGGCCTTATAATGGAAAATATTATTTTTTTAAAAGAAAAAATAACATTTAATAAAGAGAGAGTATGAAATCGTTAAAACAAAAGTTATTAAATAAAGAGTTAACAATAGGCTCCTGGTTATCTTTTGGATACACTCCTATTTGTGAAATGATGGCAAAATCAGGATTTGAATGGCTTGTTATTGACATGGAACATACTGCGACTGATTATTATAATGCGCTTCAGATGATTCAAGTAATAAATATTTGTAATTGCATACCGTTGGTTCGTGTTGGGGCAAATGACGAGTTACTCATAAAACGTGTTATGGATTCAGGAGCTCATGGAGTTATTGTACCAATGGTAAATACCAAAGAAGATGCTGAGAGGGCTGTTAGTTACATAAAATACCCCCCATTTGGGAAAAGAGGTGTTGGTTTATTCCGTGCGCAAGCATATGGTATGGATTTTGGGGGATATCAAAAGTGGGTGGAAGAAGAAAGCATATGTATTGTCCAGATCGAACATTTTAAAGGTGTAGAAAATCTAAATGATATTTTATCAGTTGAGGGTGTTGATGGATTTATTGTTGGTCCCTATGATTTATCAGGTTCAATAGGGATCCCCGGTGATTTTAACAATCCTAATGTAGTAGAGTTAATGGAAGAGGTTACTAAATTTGTAAAAAAATCAAATAAACCAGGTGGTTTTCACATTGTTCATTCTGATCATAAATTGCTGAAGTCTAAAATTGATGATGGATACAAATTTATAGCCTATGGAGATGATATGGTTTTTCTTGCAGAAAAAATTAAAGAAGAAAATAAATTTTTACTAAACTTTAAATAGAAGGAAACTTTTTATGAAAATACTAGTCTCTCCTTCCTCATTTGGAGAATGCGGCAATGAGCCATTAAACATTCTTAAAAGAAATAATTATGAAATTATACAAAATCCTCATGGAAGAAAGCTTACAGAAACAGAAGTTATAGAAATTGCCCGGGATTGTGTCGGTATTGTAGCAGGAGTTGAGCCTTTGAATAAAAAAGTGTTGGATAATCTCTCTTTACTTAAGTGTATTAGTCGTGTCGGGGTTGGTATGGACAATGTTGATATAGAATACGCAAAATCAAAAGGAATAGTTGTCAGAAACACTCCGGATGGTCCAACACGACCTGTTGCTGAGTTAACTATTGGATTGACCTTTGCGTTGTTAAAAAAAATTAGCATCGCAGATAAAAATCTGAAGAATCATGTCTGGAAAAAGGAGATTGGGAATTTAATTTTCAAAAAGAAAATCGGCATAATCGGACTCGGCAGAATTGGTAAAATGGTGGCAGGAATGTTCGGAGCATTTGGTACCGAACTGATGGGATATGATTTATTCCCCGACAAAGCATGGGCTGGAAAAAATAATCTCACGATTGTTGATAAGGATACATTGTTTAAATTTTCCGATATCGTAACCTTACACGTTCCGGGCAATGCAGATAAATCGCCGGTTATAGGCAAAGGTGAGCTGGATTTAATGAACCCCAATTCGTTTTTAATAAATATATCGCGAGGCGGCGTGGTTGACGAAGAAATTTTGTATGAATATCTAAAAGACGGCAAAATTGCTGGAGCCGCAATTGATGTTTTTAAAAATGAGCCATATTCTGGAAAACTAACCGAGTTAACTAATGTGGTTCTTACTCCTCATTTAGGATCATATGCAGCCGAAGCAAAACTACAAATGGAAATTGATGCCGTTAATAATTTAATTGACTCTCTACAATAGGATAACGGTGATTTGAATACTGAATCCAATATCTCTATTATTATGCCGGTTCACAATGCTCTTTTCTTTACAAAAAAAGCAATAATTGAACTTACTACACAAATTTCTGATCATAAATTAAATAAGCAAATTACAGTCGTAGTAGTTGATGATGGCTCTTTGGATGGAACTTCTGAATGGATATCATCCAATTACCCTGAAATATTTATTAAACACGGTGATGGTAATCTATGGTGGAGTGGAAGTGTAAATTTGGGTGTAAAATTTGCGTTATCAGAATTGAAAGTCGATTATGTCCTCCTCTGGAATAATGATTGCACAACAACAACGGATTATTTTCAAAATTTATTACAAAATATTACTAAACTAGGTAATAATAAAATTATCATTGCTTCAAAAGTCTATTATCAGGATAAACCTAATGTTATTTTTAACATGGGGGCTACAATAAACAAAGCAACAGGTAAAACTACTTTGATTGGCAAAGATAAAATAGATTCAAGCGAGTATGAGAAAGAAATTGAAGTCGATTGGACAGGCGGAATGGGAGTTTTAATTCATAAAGAAGTATTCAATCAAATTGGATATTTTGATGAAAATGATTTTCCCCACTACTATGGGGATTGCGATTTTTATCTTAGAGCAAAAGAAAAAGGATTCTCAATAGTTGTTTATCCAAATTTAAAAGTATGGAATGATCGGGAATATACTGCAAAAAATACAATAGAAAGTTTTAGAGATGCATTTCACGAATTAAGTATGATTAAATCTAGATACAATCTATTAATAGATTACAAATTTTATAAAAGGCACATAAACATGCCCTTTGGCTATTTTCACTTAGCAATGAAGTATTCCAAATTTTTTGTTAGAATACTTAAGTCTAATTTCAAAATGTTTCATTATAGATGAAAAAAATTAAATTATTCATTAAAGCATTACGTTGGTTTTTTTTTAACAGAATTGTTTTAAAATTTCCATTTTCTTCAATTAGATTATTTTTTTTAAAATATTATTTAGTTTTTGGAAAAAATACTAATATACTAACACATGTAGAAATATTAAATCAATCATTCAAAAAGACACAAATAGTAATTGGTAATAATTCAATAATAAATTCATATTGCATTTTAGATGGAAGAACTGGTCGCATTATTATTGGTAATAATGTAGATATTGCACGGGAAGCAGCGATATTTACATTAGAACACGATCCTAATTCTGATTACTATCAGACAATTTCTGGAGATGTAATAATTGAAGATTATGTTTGGATTTCATCGAGAGCAACAATTTTACCAGGTGTCAAAATTGGACGGGGTGCTATAGTTGCTTCCAATGCTGTTGTGACAAAAGACGTCCCACCAATGGCAATTGTTGGTGGTGTTCCAGCAAAAATAATTGGGGAACGAAAATCAAAGCTAAAATACAATTTAGAAGTTTTTCCCTACTTGAGGTAATGTATTATAGATGATAGGTATTTATTTCATTCTGAACCTTAAGGATAAAATATATTGATTAATGAAAAATTAAAATTTGGAATAATCGGTTTTGGAAAAATAGGCCGACTCCGTAAAGAATTAATAGAAAAATTAAATATTGGAATTGTAGAGGCTATAGCAGATCCTTTTGCAGAATTTTCAGATTTAAAAGGTGATTATTTCCTGACAAGGGATTATCATGATTTGTTAAATAGGAAATTAGATTGTTTAGTCATAGCCACACCAAATAATATTACGGCTAAAGCTGTTATGGAAGGCTTATCTGCTGGAAAGCATATATTTTGTGAAAAACCTCCTGGTCGTAATCTAGATGATGTTCTTATGATCCAAAAATGTTTCAATAATTGTAACGGATTAAAATTAAAATTCGGTTTTAATCATCGGGCTCACAATAGTGTAATAGAAGCAAAAAGAATAATTAGAAGCGGCAGGATGGGAAAATTAATGTGGGGACGTGGGCTTTATGGTAAATCCGGAGGATTAAATTTCAAAGACGAATGGAGAAGTAAGGTTGATATATCGGGTGGAGGGATATTATTAGATCAAGGTATTCATATGCTTGATTTACTAAACCTATTTTTTGAAGGATTTAGTGAAGTAAAGAGTTTCATAACAAATTCATTTTGGGAAATCCCTGTGGAGGATAACGCATTTATCTTATTAAAAAATGATAAGAATCAGTTTGCGTCATTCCATTCTTCTTCAACACAATGGAAGCATACTTTTAAATTGGAGCTATTTTTTTCTGACGGATATATGATCTTATCCGGTCTTTTAACCGGTTCAAGATCGTATGGAAGAGAAACTTTAATAGTTGCAAGGCGGCAGTTTGAAGACGAGTTGGAATTAGTGGGAAATCCAAGCGAAGAAGTTATCTACTTCGATGAAGATAAATCATGGGAATTGGAATTAAAAGATTTTGAAGAGTGCATCAAAGAAAATAAACCAGTTATTCACGGATCTATTGAAAATGCAGTTAAAGTAATGGAATTAATTGATAGAATTTACAAATCAGATAATACCTGGAAAAATGAAAATAATTTATCACACTATAAGATTTTATCATGAAAAATATAGTATTAAAGAATGAATTCAGGGAAATAGAAATAAGACCGGAAGAAGAATTCGACCATTATTTGAATTTGATCCGGGAGGATATTAAAAACATATTTAATTCGAATGCCGGTAACAATTTCTACTATTGCCCTGCATGTAAAAATACTCTATCTAAAATCTCGTTTGAGAAAGAAGGATTTATTTACAGAGAGTGTCTACAATGCAAAACTATTTATTTGAGTCCGCGACCTACCAAAGAGATGCTTCATGTTTTTTTCGCTGAATCTAAAGCAATCAAATATTGGAATTCACAGGTAATTCAAGAAACAGAGGATAGAAAAACACATGTTTTCAATCCAAGAATAAGGTGGGTTGAAGAATCAATTGATTTTGATGAAAATTCAAAAAGGGTCTTTTGTGACTTTTACTCGAGTTATACTCCATTTATTAAGGGCATCGGTAATTCCTCTAATTACACCCATAAATTAGCATATAAAGCCTCACATGATATAAGAAATGAAATTGAGAAAAATGGTTTTGAACTTGTAGAAGAATTAGCTCCCGAAAGTTGCAGCATAATAACAGCCTTTGAGGTTTTGATAAAAGTGTACAATCCAAGATCAATCTTGAAAATTATTCACGACAGTCTTGAAGATAATGGATTATTATTTTTAACTACAACGTCAGCGAGCGGTTTTGATATCCAATTTCTTAAGGAAAGATCGCGAAGTTTGATCCCACCTTTTGAACTAAATATTTTTTCAATAGAAGGTATTATAATGTTGCTTGAAGAGCACAATTTTAAGATTATTGAAATTAGTACGCCAGGTTCTTTAGACTTACAACTCGTTGAAAAGGTTATTGATTTAATTGAGGTTCCAAATTTTATCCGAGACATCATTAAAAACAGGAATAATCAAATTAAAGAGGAATTCCAACAATTTTTGCAAAGGTCATTGTTAAGTTCACACCTAAGAATAATTGCACAGAAAAAAAGGAGATAATAATGGATAATGTTTTAAGCGCAATTATGCACACCGGAGACATCAGAAAAATTAAACTAATGGCTCATGTAAAACAATATAGAAAGGACTTAAATGTTTTGATGGACCAATTAGATTTTGATGTGCTTGAAAAAATAGTTACTACAATTATAGATGCCCATAAAGCGAAAAAAACAATTTATGTTTGCGGCAATGGTGGTAGCGCAGCAACCTCTTCACATTTTCAAGTTGATTTTGGATTCTCTGTTCGATATTTCACACAGAGAAGAATTAAAATAAGAAGTTTAACTGACCAGGTTCCTATGATTACCGCAATTGGGAATGATATTTCTTATGACGAAATATTTTCTGATCAAATGAAAGATAATTTTGAAGAAGGTGACGTCTTAATAGCTATTTCAGCAAGTGGAAATTCGAATAATGTGATTAAAGCTGTGGAATATGCTAATCTAATCGGAGGTACATCAATCGGATTGGTAGGATTTGACGGGGGAAAATTGAAAGAAGTTGCAAAGATATGCCTCCACACACCAAATCCCATAAAGCAATATGGACCAATTGAAGATTTGCATATGATACTTGATCATATGATTCTTTCATATTTAGCTTTAGATGAAGAATTTTTATCATTAAAATATTAGATATATATGTTAGAAATGGACTTTAAAGATCAAACCGTTATAATAACCGGTGCAACGCGCGGAATAGGGAAAGCCATTGCTGATCTTTTTTCAGAATATGGTGCAAGATTGATTTTAACGGGAACGAAACAAGATGTTGTAGACGAGCTCAATCAAAATCGAATAAATGAAAATATAAAATATTATTCAGTCAATTTTAATGAGAGAAATTCAGTTGATCGGTTTTTTTCTGAACTTGAAAAATATCCAAGACTGGATGTCTGCATCAATAATGCAGGGATTAATATTATTGATGATTTTGTTGATACAAAAGAAGCAGATTTTGATCAATTGATAAATACTAATCTAAAAGGTCCTTATCTTTTATGCAGATATGTTTCCAAAAGAATGAAAGAGAAAAATTATGGCCGGATTATTAATATTGCCTCAATCTGGAGCGAGATAACTAGACCTAAGAGATCTCTTTATACAACAACAAAAAATGCTCTTTATGGATTGACTAAAACAATAGCTATTGAACTTGCACAATTTAATGTAATAGTCAATTCTGTTTCCCCTGGATTTACACTCACAGAACTTACACAATTAACGAACACAACTGAAGAAATCGAACAAATCTCCAAGATGATACCTATTAAAAGAATGGCTGATCCGGCAGAAATAGCAAGAGTCGTGATATTCTTATCAAGTAAAATGAATACTTATATCGTTGGACAAAATATTATTGTTGATGGAGGTTATACAAATGTTTAGGATGGATATTAAGTCTTCTATAAAGGACTATTCATTATTTATAATTGAAGAGTTTTCTAATACATTGAGTAATGAATACCAAAATGGAGATTATCTAATCATTGACAAAAGAATTATTGAGCTATATGGTAAAAATATATTGGGACGAAAATGGGATAATAATATAATTGAAATTGATGCTACTGAAAATCAAAAAAGTTATTTGGGTCTTGAACCGGTTATTCAACAATTAATTGAAAAAGGATTCAGAAAAAATAATAGACTTTTTGCCATTGGCGGAGGAATTACGCAGGATGTTACTGCTTTCATCGCCTCAATTATGTATAGGGGAGTAGAATGGCTCTTTTTCCCAACAACATTATTAGCACAGGGCGATAGTTGTATTGGTTCAAAAACATCAATCAATTTTGGCAGATATAAAAACCAGCTTGGCAATTTCTATTCTCCACAAAAAATTTTTATTGATCTTACTTTCTTGGATACGCTAGAAGAAAGAGATTTGACTTCCGGACTTGGAGAAATGCTGCACTACTTTTTAGTTTCCGGAGTAGATGATTTTTTAAGGTTTAAAAAAGAATATCGGAGAGCAAGAGAAAATAAAGAAGTTCTTAAAGAACTACTGAAACGAAGTCTTGAAATAAAAAAGAGTTATATCGAAATTGATGAATTTGATAAGAAGGAAAGACAGGTCTTTAACTATGGACATTCTTTTGGACATGCAATAGAATCCTTGACCAACTATGAAATCCCGCATGGTGTTGCAGTTAGTATTGGAATGGATATGTCAAACTATATTTCAGTTCAGTATGGTTATCAGTCTAATGAAACCCGTTTAGAAGCCAAAGAATTGCTTCAACAGATTTGGAAAGGCTATACAATTAATAATATGAATCAAGTTGATTTTGAAAACGCGTTAAGAAAAGACAAAAAAAATAAAGGAAATTTGTTGGGTTTGATTCTTTCAAATGGTCCCGGCAAAACATTTAAGGAATATAAACCTTTGGATGAAATATTTTCATCATGGTTAACTACTTATTTTCGGGATGAGTTTACGGAGTCCTAGGATAGTTCTAAAACAGCATGCTCCATATTAAAACTATAAATGTAATTAGAGACTCACCCAATAATGTTGCTTGAATGGACCAATTTAAAACTAATACGGAGGAATAAAAATGATTCTAGACAATTTAAAAAATGCCCGTCTGTATTATGGAATTAATGATAATATTAAAGCAGGGTTGAAGTATTTGGAAAGTTTAAAACCGGAAGTTGAATTGGGAGAATATCAAATAAATGAAAATGTAAAATCGATAGTAAGCGAGTATGAAACGAAGGAAACATTTACAAGAGGATATGAGGCTCACAAAAAGGTAATTGACGTTCAGTTTCCGATTGTTGGGAGGGAAAGAATCAAATGGTCAAATTTAGCTGGAATGGAGATGCATATTGACTATGATCCTGATAAAGATAGAGCATTTTATAAAAATCCATCTGGTGATACTCATGTAGATATTGGAAACGGTTTCTTTGCAATATTCTTTCCTGAAGATGCCCATGGTCCGCAATATTATATTGATAAACCTGAATTAATTAAAAAAGTTACTTTAAAAGTAAAAGCATATTAACTATTGATGAATGTACCAGAAATCAAAGCATTGCTGTTTATGAAGCAGCATTCTGAACGGATTCCTGGAAAAAATATGAAAATATTTTATGGGAAGCCCTTGTTACACTGGATATTAGAATCTCTCTCAGGTAGCATATACATTTCCGAAATCATTATCAATACTGATTCTGAAATAATAGCAAATGAAGCGTCTAAACATTTTAGTGTGACGATACATAAGCGCCCTGATTATCTGCTTACTATTAATAGTAATGAAGCAAATCAGATTTTAGACTATGATCTATCGATTACGAAGGGGAATTATTTTTTACAAACGCATAGCACGAACCCTTTATTGAAGACCCGCACAATTGACAGATCTATTGAAGAATTCTTCAAAAATAGTCATAATGATTCCTTACTTTCAGTAACACCTTTGCAAACACGCTTATTCTTTCACGATGGTAAACCCATTAATCATGATCCGGAAAAACTTATCAAGACTCAAGAATTGGCTGTTATATATGAAGAGAATTCATGTATTTATATTTTTTCTAGAGAAGGAT
The sequence above is drawn from the Ignavibacteriales bacterium genome and encodes:
- a CDS encoding acylneuraminate cytidylyltransferase family protein, with protein sequence MNVPEIKALLFMKQHSERIPGKNMKIFYGKPLLHWILESLSGSIYISEIIINTDSEIIANEASKHFSVTIHKRPDYLLTINSNEANQILDYDLSITKGNYFLQTHSTNPLLKTRTIDRSIEEFFKNSHNDSLLSVTPLQTRLFFHDGKPINHDPEKLIKTQELAVIYEENSCIYIFSREGFLKNKNRIGKSPLLFPIDRLEAVDIDEKYDFLFAEFLKQKNI